The genomic interval ATTCTTTGGCTCGCCTTCTAGTCTTTTCTTTATTTGTATTACTGCTGTCAACCAATTGCTTCCACCATCGGACAGATGAACAGTTTTTGTCGTAGGAACGGTATTCTTAACATAACTGAAAATTTTTGCTTCAATAGGTAAACCCATTAATAATCTGTGCTCTGTGTAACCTGGCAAAATATCGTAATAAATAGGATTGTCCCTGTACCAAATCTTATTAATTTCAAATATTGGTTGCTTTCTTCTAAAGTCATAAGTTCTGAGCATTTCGACCATCCACTCTTCTGCATTCTCATCATGAAGAATTTTACCTTCTATCACGACTTCACTATGGTTTGGTATCAGTAGATCTGAATAGCTACTCTTGGTAAGAAGTAGATTACCATTCAAAAGATAATTAGCAATTGAGGTTTCGTCTACTCCACACGCGGCTTGGTATGCCGCAGCAACATTGATTGCGGGATGTACTCCAATGACAACACTTATCTTCATGTCCTCCTTGTGTTCTTTAGCGTAAGTAAAACATTTATGGAGATGTCTGCCCTCTACCATTCTAATTGCCATTTGACTGTTGTTTAGTAATAGCATTCTGTGTACGGAGGAATTTTGATTTCCGTTTTCTTGATCTTTTACATACACTGTCGACGAAGTAATGAAAGGGCCGGCATCCTTTTCAAAATGACTTACAATTGGCAAATCGTACAAATTGCGGGTACTGTTACTATTAAACGGTGCTTCTGATACAAATTCTTTGGGGTAATATTCGGTCCCAATACTGGCCAAATGAGATAAATCTATCTGATTGTTTAATGCATTTACGGCCAGAAAAAATCGTTCTCTTGTCCCCAACAGATTAGAAGCGACCCTGAATTTGGACTCATCAACATTAGTAAAAATTAGTGCTTCCTTCTTGTCAAACTTGCTAACTATAGCTGCAAGTTCAAACTTTTTTTTTACTTTTTTATTGATAGTTATTAGTTCATTCTTTTCTGCAAGAATTTGCAGAAAATCTCTTAAATCATATCCTGTTCCTTGAGTATACTCATTTTTATTGGAAGGGTTATTTTTCTTGTTTCTAGGGTTTGACGTCAAATTTGACCCAGACTTTGAGAATACCTTGTTAATCATTCTTGTTGAATTGACTTCTTTGCTATTACCAATCTTTTTCCTAGTCATTTACTTTTCCTCTATCGTTGAAAGTATTTTTTCATTGATTACCTTCATATCATCTAAATGTAATTTATTTTTTGTGTGCAAGGAAATGACACATATTCCATTTTTCATCAAAGATATTCTTGTTGACAAAGTATCAATGAAGAGTTGATCATTTTTGTCTGGGATTACCCTTGCTGTATTTGATTTATTTGTAATGGAAAGG from Candidatus Nitrosocosmicus hydrocola carries:
- a CDS encoding UbiD family decarboxylase; translated protein: MTRKKIGNSKEVNSTRMINKVFSKSGSNLTSNPRNKKNNPSNKNEYTQGTGYDLRDFLQILAEKNELITINKKVKKKFELAAIVSKFDKKEALIFTNVDESKFRVASNLLGTRERFFLAVNALNNQIDLSHLASIGTEYYPKEFVSEAPFNSNSTRNLYDLPIVSHFEKDAGPFITSSTVYVKDQENGNQNSSVHRMLLLNNSQMAIRMVEGRHLHKCFTYAKEHKEDMKISVVIGVHPAINVAAAYQAACGVDETSIANYLLNGNLLLTKSSYSDLLIPNHSEVVIEGKILHDENAEEWMVEMLRTYDFRRKQPIFEINKIWYRDNPIYYDILPGYTEHRLLMGLPIEAKIFSYVKNTVPTTKTVHLSDGGSNWLTAVIQIKKRLEGEPKNAILTAFAAHPSLKSAIIVDEDINPRNPVEVEYAISTRTQADKDFVLISNSKGSSLDPSSDQTNLLTTKLGIDATISFLKEKERFEIARIPGAENIDLKKYL